The Sinomicrobium kalidii genome contains a region encoding:
- a CDS encoding FGGY-family carbohydrate kinase, with protein sequence MNTDKTLNYLVTDIGTGNVRVALIDSDGELKGIERDEVHYHGDNTHPEALCFDPGQLWDQIMALAKKLLSRFPDTEIKAITASSQREGIVLTDREGHNLIGLPNHDHRGREWESVVTDPEKIYRLCGRYPGSIFSALKLYGIKKKRTDLFDATETFMSISDWAQYQFSGVTGYEHSQASETLLYDVSARQWSAGLCREFDINPDTLPPLRESGTLLGTVLPEIAEELGISTETEVIVGGADTQLAIHSTRPETDDVIVVAGTTTPIVKLLPSYTLDPRMKTWTGRHTDPDHFVLETNAGVTGLNYQRLKSLLYPDCGYERIEEEMKPYNDPSCTASLGSLIASETNPITSGGFRFSTPLSDHLKRSDFMLATLWDMAFCIAENYKYLQSVNGHDKDYIWGCGGGFQSATLAQILSDVLQKKIRIHTGFEHATIAGAAYCCNQTYGLEVQPPEDSITEYTPKNKVPVSISDAWQQTRRTFTK encoded by the coding sequence ATGAACACCGACAAAACATTAAATTATCTGGTAACCGATATCGGAACGGGAAATGTACGGGTAGCCCTTATCGATTCCGACGGAGAACTCAAAGGGATTGAGCGGGACGAAGTACATTATCACGGGGATAACACGCATCCGGAAGCCCTCTGTTTTGATCCCGGACAGTTGTGGGACCAGATCATGGCACTGGCCAAAAAACTGTTGTCCCGGTTTCCAGACACTGAGATCAAGGCCATTACAGCATCCAGTCAACGGGAAGGGATCGTCCTCACGGACCGGGAGGGCCATAACCTTATCGGCCTTCCCAACCACGACCACAGGGGCAGGGAATGGGAATCCGTCGTTACCGATCCCGAAAAGATATACCGCCTTTGCGGAAGGTATCCGGGCTCCATTTTTTCAGCATTAAAACTGTACGGCATTAAAAAGAAACGCACTGATCTGTTCGATGCCACGGAAACCTTTATGAGTATCAGTGACTGGGCGCAATACCAGTTTTCCGGGGTCACGGGATACGAGCATTCCCAGGCTTCGGAGACACTGCTATATGATGTTTCGGCCAGGCAATGGTCCGCCGGATTATGCAGGGAATTTGATATAAACCCCGATACCCTTCCCCCCCTGAGGGAATCGGGGACCCTGCTCGGCACCGTTTTACCTGAAATTGCGGAAGAACTCGGTATTTCCACGGAGACCGAAGTGATCGTTGGCGGTGCGGACACCCAACTCGCCATTCACAGCACCCGTCCCGAAACCGATGATGTGATCGTGGTGGCCGGGACCACGACCCCGATTGTAAAACTGCTTCCTTCCTATACGCTGGACCCCCGTATGAAAACCTGGACCGGAAGGCATACCGACCCGGACCATTTTGTACTGGAGACCAACGCCGGGGTTACAGGCCTGAACTACCAGCGTTTAAAATCCCTGCTCTATCCCGATTGCGGATATGAACGTATCGAGGAAGAAATGAAACCATACAACGATCCGTCGTGTACGGCTTCTCTCGGGTCCCTTATCGCTTCCGAGACAAACCCGATAACTTCCGGGGGATTCCGGTTTAGCACACCCCTCTCCGATCACCTGAAACGGTCGGACTTTATGCTGGCTACCTTGTGGGACATGGCTTTTTGCATCGCGGAAAACTACAAATACCTGCAATCGGTGAACGGCCATGATAAAGACTACATCTGGGGATGCGGCGGCGGATTTCAGAGTGCCACACTTGCCCAGATCCTTTCTGATGTATTGCAGAAAAAAATAAGGATCCACACCGGGTTTGAACACGCTACAATAGCAGGAGCGGCTTATTGCTGCAACCAGACATACGGGCTGGAAGTGCAGCCTCCGGAAGACTCCATCACCGAATATACCCCCAAAAACAAAGTACCGGTATCCATTTCGGATGCATGGCAACAAACCAGAAGAACTTTTACCAAATAA
- a CDS encoding 2-hydroxyacid dehydrogenase produces the protein MKILITAPYNEKSLEELKTSFGEIIYKPWKTQGRAYNETELIALLSEHQADALITEHDDVSEKVIENFPNLRFIGVCRGTPSNVAVHKAGELGISLFHTPGRNAQAVAELFLAGVIILLRKVVPATAWLQGEQWEKGAHTSYLQFKGNELANKTIGLVGFGDIGRKIARMTNAFPCHIQYYDPYVSTDDPLYKSVSLETLFETSDIVSVHLPVNEETTGMIDKRLFDKMKKNAIFVNTARAAVVDREALLEALENKHILGAYLDVFDHEPPDETDYRIIHLPNVFTTPHIAGATHEVEDHHSFIMNAKLLETFQKSKTKAI, from the coding sequence ATGAAAATTCTTATAACGGCGCCCTATAATGAAAAGAGCCTGGAAGAACTGAAAACCTCTTTTGGGGAAATTATCTATAAACCCTGGAAAACCCAGGGAAGGGCCTACAATGAAACCGAACTTATAGCCCTGTTGTCCGAACACCAGGCCGATGCCCTGATTACCGAACACGACGATGTTTCCGAAAAGGTTATCGAAAATTTCCCCAATCTCCGGTTTATAGGGGTTTGCCGGGGTACTCCTTCCAATGTTGCCGTACATAAGGCCGGGGAACTGGGTATTTCCCTGTTCCACACCCCGGGGCGCAATGCGCAGGCCGTAGCCGAGTTGTTCCTGGCCGGGGTCATTATCCTGTTGCGCAAAGTAGTGCCCGCAACCGCATGGCTGCAAGGTGAACAATGGGAAAAAGGGGCTCATACTTCCTACCTCCAATTTAAGGGTAACGAACTGGCCAACAAGACCATCGGGCTTGTGGGATTTGGCGATATAGGCCGGAAAATCGCCAGAATGACAAACGCCTTCCCCTGCCACATACAGTATTACGATCCCTATGTATCTACAGACGATCCGCTATATAAAAGTGTTTCTCTCGAAACCCTGTTCGAGACCAGCGATATTGTTTCCGTACATTTACCTGTAAACGAAGAGACCACCGGCATGATCGACAAGCGCCTGTTTGACAAAATGAAAAAAAACGCCATTTTTGTCAATACGGCCCGGGCTGCCGTAGTAGACCGGGAGGCCCTGCTGGAAGCCCTGGAAAACAAACACATCCTGGGCGCTTACCTGGATGTATTTGACCATGAGCCTCCGGACGAAACAGATTACAGGATCATCCACCTGCCCAATGTCTTTACCACCCCGCATATTGCCGGGGCCACCCATGAAGTGGAGGACCATCATTCGTTTATAATGAATGCCAAATTGCTGGAAACTTTTCAAAAATCCAAAACCAAAGCCATTTAA